The Seriola aureovittata isolate HTS-2021-v1 ecotype China chromosome 8, ASM2101889v1, whole genome shotgun sequence genome contains the following window.
ACAGCGACCTCTAGTGACCTCACTCGTCAATGagaatatcaaaaataaaggaGGAAGTAGGGTGCTGTTGTTATGGCTCCACAGGCTCCGCCTCCAAAGCAAAAACTGAaacttactgttttttttttttttaacctaatgTGAGTTACAGTTGAATAATTAAAGAGCTGAACCACCTGAAAACCTGTCGTCACTATTCAAGTTCTAACAAACACGTCgtgtcaaacagctgcagagactaaactcatctgctgctgcttgtgtctgAACATCAGTGTGACAGACGCTTCGTTAGTTCGTTCGCTGCTGAACCCGGCAGGTCGGACAGACTGGAATCCACCGCTGCTCATTAGACTGTGGAGGCTTTGACGCCTTGTTACCAAGGTCACGGACGATCGATTGCAGATCAATGAGCAGAGTGGTTTGTCAGTCAGCACGTGACAGACTGACAACAGCTATCGCCTGTTACTGTCTGTGAGTTTCACAGtgtacattttgttatttattatttattcattattattcctGAATTTCCCCCAGGAGATACATAAAGTAAATATCTATTTTATAAAATCATGAAACAGTTAAATTTCAGATTAATCAAATGAATTGGAATAATCGTCCTCATCTCATTTTAACCAAGTAGTAAACGTGACTTTAACCTGAGAGGTGTCCGATCATTAAACTCATGCAGGTTGTATCAGACAATCACGAGCTGGaggatgttttcatttgatattGATCGTTGATATTTCTGCTTTATGACAAATATTAGGGACAAATTAAGgaaaaaatcagacattttgagaataaaatcatatttcaagaaaaaagtcacattattaCAAGAGCAAAGTTgtaaattttacaaaaaagtcataatacattttttttctcttgaaattttacatttttaattctcataatattatgactttattcttgaaatatttattgaatAAATTTCAGATTCCTTTTTTTACCTCAGCGTGGCCCTAATACTTTGTCGTACTACTTAAGTCCATCACTGGTTTGAAAACAAACCTGTCAGACTCTTCAGATCAgtctgttctttgtttgttgAGGCCGTCACtgaaacttcttcttcttcttctcttcctgtcgTCATCAGAAGAAAAGCAAAGGCAAGAAGGGAGAGAAGACTCAGAAAGACAAGAGCCGCCGAGATGAAGGAGGTGAGTGGCTTATAAACATATCTCTATTTGACTCTGGGTTTCCTCCTCCGACTGTTCTCAGCCTCGTtactctcacttcctgttttcttgtcTTGAACCAAGACGAGACAGATGTTGGTCCATACAGCTGCTAACATGACTAATGTGAATATTAACAtctttttctgctgctcacatatacagtgtcGCAGGGACGATGTATTTTTGTAGTCCACCcctgaagttagcatcaccctggcTCCCTCCACAAACAGCCAATGGGATTTCTCCATTGTGTTTTGgattattagagaaaataaaaacagtttttgatcctgacaggtttagttcagcaggatcatcttcactaatgaacatcacTTTAAGATGTTTGGAGCCtcaatacaatcagcagaagtaaaaagctgaTGTTTGGCTATAAACCAGCTAcaacacggtcacatgacttcaacgtcacaACCACTcaacttcaacttgtagtttgatttagcatttagcatcttttcagaacggttagcagAATTAGCATCTTCAATCAGCTGTCGTTTCACTTGGTCTCAGTGTTTTCCATGCAGCTGCGATGATGCTAAATCTTTGTTCCTCCACACCACCACTCATTTATAAATCTGTTTCAAACTGTCAGTTTATTATTTAGCCTCAGATGATGTTCCATCAACACTCTCCTCTGTCCGTTTATATACAGATATTTACTGTAAGATGAAAGCATGAACATAAAACCTGCTCTCCAACATCTCGTCAGGTATTTCTACAGTTAGAAGCCTATATGGtaaatatatgttatatgtCGTGACCAGCGAAGACATGTAGTGACTCTGACATCAGCCTGTAATCAGGTGAAAACACCTGGCAGTTAAAAACAATCCACAAAGATTCAGATCAGCTGGCaggaaaaatgaatgtgattaaATAAGAAGTGACAGTGTTTATCGGCTGCAGCTCCAGAGTTTCCCAGAACAAAACATGACAATTACCAAAGTGTGACCTCACCCAGGAGAGAaccaatgagagagagaggagacaggtaGAGGAGGGAGCAGAagaagacacagaggaagaggagtttAGACTGTGTCAGAAGTGTTTGAATGAATCTTCAGTGTGAGGGTCAGACTCATGACTCGCTGCGCTGAGCGTTCACTTCCTGCTATTTACGAGCAGAAACCACTCGTTCACAGCAGGAAGGTACGAACACACTGTCGTCATCTCTCCGTGACTCACGGAGCTCGACCTGGAAAATAAAGAATACTGAGAaaatccacttcctgttctATAGCTTTTCAAACTTGTTGATTTAATATCTGAGTTTGGATTTAGTTTCCAGACTCTCTAATAAATTAAATTTCTCTACaaagaattctttttttttatttaacagaagAAGCACAGAAGAACTAAAATGAGCAAAATTgagatttaaataaagaaatatctgATCAGAGAAAAAGCAAATGAGATTATGAATCAGTCCAGACATTCAGCGCCAACTTTCCACAATGGACTCTTTGATGAAGTATTGAGATTTAATATCCGTCCCTTCTTCAATCCAGTTCATCCCTAATACACATCACTTCTTTAGATTTAAAGGTCTCCcccagtctaaaggtctgtgtccatgtgtagtgtgattatagatcagctctagcttctatattaatactgtgaaagtatcaaagcctcagtccacagagaaatgcacacagcctgtattcagaaactgagccttaaaaccagccgtcaggacttctggaactttgtgatgtcacaacaaagcagtcaccaagccccgcccacctggacccaccatccaaaccttgcaggatttggtttctctgagtgtttttacctgaaatctgctatatttttattggatcactcagaaaacagtcagccaatcagaagagaggctcagagcctcctctcttctgattggctcaccgacctgttgttactacagctgcagagagaagcctgagagaggagatgtaaaactacactgagatggtttttggttcttaaaataaatagaaataaatatagcacctttcatacaagaaatgtaacacaaagtgctttacaacaaaggaatgaaaaatgcatcacatgaaaagacataaaatgaacataaaaacatggatgtaaaatgaaaaacataaccCTAAAAACAATGTAGAATTAGATggaatattaataaaataataaatgaaataatagataattaaaaaaatgatcacATAGAAAGCATAAAATCAGTAAGACATCAACACAGCAGCATTTAGTGCTGAGCAAAGGATTTCCGAGCTGGTTAAAGGCTTTAAAAGCTAaagtttttatctttcttttaaaaacactcggtgagcttcttcttctctgatatCTGCAGGTTGTGTCCCCGATGGTTAAAGAGttaaattaacttttattttggagttcCTCATGGAACAATCCCGGGTCCCttcatgttttcagtctgagGAACAGTTATGTGTCTTCACAGGGTCCgacaataaatatatttacatgtttgacTGCccttaaacatttttatcaaagcGTAGAAGTGTTTTCTTCGCAGGTATCACtaataaaacaaattcatttatCACCTCATTCTCTGTTTGTTCCTCATGACGATCACACGTCTCCTCCCTGAGAGACAAAGCTCTGTGTCTCAACAGTCAAATATCAGCTGAATAAAACTAAATCTGCTCtttgtttaaaatcatttcacCAGAGACACGTTCAAACCTGCTTCTCCTCAATATGAACTGACGttatgagaaaagaaaacatcagttcttctgtaaatatgaaacatttttttaccGTGttacatcacatacacacattttaaacctTTGACTTTAGTTGTTTAGTTCAGGATGTTTTCTAACATGTTTCCTAAAGTAGAAAGTTTGAGATGTTTTTAAGATTGAAGCCTGAAGACATCTGGTCCATCCACACTGAAGACGTcattgaaagtgtgtgtgtgtgtgtgtgtgtgtgtgtgtgtgtgtgtgtgtgtgtgtgtgtgtgtgtgtgtgtgtgtgtgtgtgtgtgtgtgtgtgtgtgtgtgtgtgtgtgtgtgtgtctacatgtcgATGATGTAACTGACAGGCTGATATTAAATTAGTCAGAAAAACTTCCTGAACGTTGATCTGCaaattcaggtgtgtgtgtgtgcgtgcgtgcgtgcatgcgcgtgtgtgtgtgtgtgcgagtgtgagagacagagagagattgttgtatgtctgtttttcaaatttccatgatgatgacatcatatcTCTGTGAAGTTTTGTGTTAACCCTTCGACGTCCGTCACTCAAACATCAACTTTTAATATGAAATCCATGATGAGATATAGAGCTGTCAATGATTAATCAAGTATTGGTAATAACCGTCAATAATCTGATTGATTAAAGATCTATTAGCAGACGCTGCAGAGGATGAGGATGTGGTGTAAGTGCACTTTGCTGTAGTACTGAGTTGTGCCACTAGTTTGCGCCTGAGATGAGTTAAATACATGATAAAACAAACTTACCgtccaagaagaagaagtgtcTGCGCTCACGTCATGAGAGACAACAAACAATAAGGATATAGAattatatttgaattatttgtttatttatgttttttaaaggagttttgttttggttctaCGCTTACATAAAGAAGAGAACTCACCTGTGCTGTCTGATCTCTGATTGGTCTGTCTGCAGGTAAACGAACGTCAGGTGAGCAGGACGTGTGTctggagaagcagctggagcGCTTCGAGTGGCAGCTGAGGACTTTGAAGGAAGTGCTCTCGGCCAATGGGAACCCAGAGAGGGCGGAGCTTCTCAAAGACCACGCCGACGAAGATGTGTGCGCCCTCGTCCTCAGCATCCTGGACAaggtgagaagaagaagactgaaGGTTCAGGAACAAGATCCAGCAAAGACACAgtcatctttatatttatatgaacCTGATCCAgacacataataataatcataataataatcataataataataataataataataataataataataataataacagcataaaaaacatctgaCAGTAATTGAAGAgtcaataaaatatgtaaaaacaataatttgggataaaacaatataaatatttatatttttatatttacaatcACTAAAttcttaatatttatttttatatttgcacatttacagaaattcctacttttcatttgcatgttATCGTATagtatttctaatttatctaatttatcttatttattctagagtctgtttctattcttgttttatttaagagATTTAAAGGAAGTTACTGAGTCACAGCTTCTGATTTCAGttacacagtttttttctttgttttctcaatAAACTCCGTGTTtgaaagtttttctttctttttacattttaacttcAGGTTTTTATTGATGCTCAGGTGATTAAGTAATTACAGTAATCAGAGTTTTAGCTGCTGTTAACACTCCAGAGTCGTCAGCGcttcttcttcattttgttGTGATGTGATTTTCAGGTGAAAACGGAGACGACGGCCGATTTAAACGTCCTGCACgaacagaaaagtaaaagtgcGACTGAGGAGCACGAGAGACACGTGGACGGTAACACGCTGCACATGTTTCCATCACGTATTCACGTATGAATGTGttcaacacatttcacatgatGTTCAGATCTTCACACACGAGCTGTTGCATAAAAGACACGTGGATTTCATTCGAGCAcatgaagttttattttcctCGTGTTTCATCGTGAACACATGAATTCATGTGACGTCGTGTCGACAGTGAACATCTCAGCGTGTCGGACGCACGTCCAGGTTTTCTATAATTAGCGTGTAGCCATGGAGCTAACAGGCTAATTATAGCAGAGCTGAGCCTGATGAAAGTCGAATCAAGTCTGGACAGTGAACTTTTCTTAAGGAGGTCACTCAGTCCACCTTAAGTACATGAGCAGATGTGAGCAGCATCACAGACTGCAGCTACAATCAGCGTCAGCAACATCTCTGACTGGATGCTTCAGCTGTAGCTGCGTGTCCCTAATAAACTGACGCTTGTTCATTTCAACAGGAACTATGAACAAACTAAAACTTTCCTAAACTTCTCACCAGTTGATGAAACTTCAGTTCATGTTGATGTCAAACAGGGAgctgtggtgggggggggggtttagatGACCTGCACTCTGGCGccaccctcaggacaaactgctggttttctctgtctgtgttttctggttGTAAAGAAGATCTTCAGTTTGACTTCCAAACAGATTCGGGGGGGGCCTCAgtgactggggggggggggcatattACTCGTTCTTACACTGTTATGAAAAGGAGATGATGAGGTGAATGAGCCTAAATGTGGTTAAAGACATAgggcagagaaaacacattatcACAGCAACaggaataaaagaagaaataaaaatagaagtaaaaagcttAAAAAGAAAACGGTAtaaacacagaggtcagagataATTTTGACTTCTGGACCTCAGACTTGATCTCCATCGAGCTGGTTCCAGCTGGTTCCAGCTGGTTCCAGCTGGTTCCAGCAGGGGGTCACGTGACCGGGACGCCCTCAGTCTTTGAGAAGCTCTGACTCAGTTTATTATCAGCTGTTAATATATGATATcctgtagaataaaatgaaaacaattcacAACACATACGAAGATTAAGttaatgtttatatatgtaactatgactgtgtgtgtgtgtgtgtgtgtgtgtgtgtgtgttgtgtgtgtgtgtgtgtgtgtgtgtgtgtgtgtgtgtgagactcattgttaaagtgtgtgtttgtgtcgttTCCTGCAGGGCTGCAGAAAACCCACgaagaagagaaaaatcaacTGACGGAGACGTTCCGCGCAGCTGAGGGCGTCCTTACGGtgagaacgtgtgtgtgtgtgtgtgtgtgtgtgtgtgtgtgtgtgtgtgtgtgtgtgtgtgtgtgtgtgtgtgtgtcagtcacatGACTCAGTGTTCATGTGGTGGTTTTCGCCCTCTGCTGTGGCTGCAGGCTGAAGTGGATCAGCTGACGTCGGAGCTGCAGGTTTACAACGAGCTGAAGAAGAGAGTCCAGGAGTCCACGTTCAAGAAAGACCTGCAGAGAAACatccaggtgtgtgtcaggCGTTCACATCTCGCCTGGTTCAGTAATCAACTTTAATTAACTGTAATAAGCTTCTTAACAGGTTTAAATTTCAGGCTAATTAATAACTTGATACCTTGATTCAGAAAAActcaaagcaaagaaaatgatcgtgataaaaataaaataataaaatactaaaacagcACGTGTattaaagtgagtaaaaccagaaataaaagtagaaataaaaggaaaacaatccagaaaataatcatagaataaaaggacaaaacagtaaaacagcttcaaataagtaaagataaataaaattcaattaattgtCAATTAAAATCCAGAAACTTCTTGTTGTCGATAAAACGTGTTTACACTATTAAAAGTTGTCATTATTCAGAAAGGTCCTCGTCATGTTACACCTGTTTATTAGAGCCTATTATATTTTAGTTGTTAagatcaaacaacaaacaaacaacaaaagacgTTAATACAACAGttcaacaacaaaagaaaggaaggaagggagtTAAACACAATTGATAGAGattattttataaaaagatttatattcaaactcataaaaatttaattttttcctctgaaatgtttttaattataagaagcaaattaaacacaaataaattaaatgttggttccaaattaaatgaatgaattcagtcattttttttttccatcttcagTTGAAACACGTCAGAGCTGATGAcgatgatgtcacacacacattgacatgTCTCTTCCTCCAGGCCCACGGAAGCCCAGGTGCATTCTGGGAGTCGGAGCAGGAGTCTCTGCTGTTCGTCATCGAGATGAAGAGTGAGCGTGTGCAGGACCagagcaggaagctgcagcagatggaCGATCTGGTTGGTTCCGCTGAACGTTTACACTTTtacttcagtcagatctgttgTTCACAGTCTGTGATcagcttctctttgttttcatctcctcctcctcctcctccttcacctgttCTCAGGTGGAGAAGAACTTGTCTTTGGAGGATCAGATAATCCACATCCTGCAGCAGAACGAGGATCTGAGAGTCCGGATCGACAACTGCCAGACCCTGATTCAGTACGTGACTCCGGACCAGAACAGAGTTTTAACAGAAGCTCAGTCTGCAGCATTTTTTACACATGAACGTGGCGCCACCTGCTGGATATTGTCCGTCTGCTGAAACACAAGAAACACGAATCCTGAACCTGTCGAACCCGAGATAAAACGGTTTCTGTTCTTTAAACCTTTGGATCTGAGTCCTGATGCTGGTCTCTCCTGGAAGGGAACTAGGAATTATTGTACCTTAGATAAAATGAATCGAAACCCAAATCACTTTAGTGCTGAATACTGATTGCTAAAGATCCTGAACCGCACCTTCTTATTAACTTTGACCTGATTTTACTGGATCCCTTTGATCCCTAACAATAATCATTTGAACCCTTGTTTCCCAGGCAACTGTCGAAGGAGCAGCAGGACCTGAAGGTGGCGCTGGAGAGGCAGGCGACGGTGAACCAGAAGCTTTCTCAGGAAAAAGAGCAGCTGATGTTcaaactgagacacagagactcgTGTCCGACCATCCACCTGCCCCCCATGGTGCAGGAGCTGGCGCCCAGATGACTCTGGATCCTCAGAGTCCTCCATGTAGATAGACACCAGACTCTGTGTTGGACTGTAATTATACTCAAGGTAACCTGCAGTGACCCGGTTTACTCTGCTGCTCTGGGTCCAGGTTTAAAGACTCTGATTATTGTAACATGATCCTGGACCCACCACAGTCCCTGAGGTTTCATTGCAGCAGCTGGatcctctgtgtatgtgtgtatgtgtatgtgtttgtgtgtgtgtgtgtgtgtgtgtgtgtgtgtgtgtgtgcgtgtgcgtgcgtgtgtgtgtgtgtgtgtgtgtgtgtgtgtgtgtgcgtgtgcgtgtgcgcactGTATCGAGCCAGACAACAGTTTCGACCTCAGATCATCCGCTCTGCTGATCTGATGTCAGTTCATCCGGGTTTTcgttttcattgttttactgACAGATTACTGATGATGGTTGAACCGGTTTGAACTGGTCCAACGTCCAGACCTGACTTCAGCTGTCGTTTAGCAGACAGGCTAGCTGATGCCTTCGCGTCTGTTTTGAACTCGACCACATCAGGACTATAAAACAGGATGTTGTGACTCGGCTGATACGAGACCTTCCTCTGGTTCTCTGTTCCCTCGTCGGTTAGCACTGCAGCGTTCACAGTTCACAGAAGTCCAGCTCTTCATGAACAAACTCACTActtgttttataaaatgttggCGTGACTGGGGCGTCGCACTGTATAGTTCTATGATCCACCTGTCCGCCAAAGTGCCTGAGACCACAATCAGACATAGTGACGTCCAGCTGGATCTTCTGAGCCGGTGTTGAAAGAAAccttttttgtttctgcagcCAACGTGGTTTACCTCCAAACGCTGAGGTTTCAAACTCTTCCAGTCCTCGTACCAGACTGACTCCACATCCCTGTGGTTCATGAGGAGGATGCCAGACTACTGTATTTTCCCAGGGAACATCAGTTTGAAAAGCTTGTCTTGCCGTCTTTCACTGTCGGACACTGAGCATCTTCTCGTGGGCTCCGAGGACGAGTTCCCTCCTGAGCAGCATCAGGACGGTATTTGAGAAGCTGTTACTGATCCAGTTTTCCCATAACTGAGTTTAGAGTTTACGTGTCACTTCAGGCTGTTGATGGTTCAAACCAATCCAGTCACAAAGTGAAGAAATTTAATAAAGAACTACTTTATGTTGGAGGCACCAGACACTTAAAGCTTCAAATGTTCCCCAACGACTGCAATCATTAGATCCGTAAAGGTCTGTCGGGTTCCTTCAAACCCTgttagtttttaatttgttaGTGCTGATTGGAGGTTGGAGTAAGAAGGACTGCAAGGAGCCAATGAGCATCTAAGAGATCCTCCACAGACCTCAGGTGGTTTTAGAGGATCTCTACCCTCTGATTGAAAACTAGGACCtttaaaaggttgtttttgCTCAAGCGTAGATTCAGTCGGTTACACCGGGACGTCCTGAACCTGTCAACAAACCAATCAGAGCCGAAACAAACCCACGCAGACTGTGACTTTTCTCATCCTGTTTCAACCTGAAGCCAAATGTTTGACTCTTTTTCTACGCATGTGCCTTGTAAACGTCACTGCTCTGTTCACTGAGGCTGTTGGGTGAAGACCTCGCTTCCATCTCAACATCAGatgtaaaaacacagtaaatacacagtATTCAGGAGTTTGAAAAACAACCGTGTTGAACCGTCAAAGTATTTTTAGGGTTTGAAAGTGTTTGAGCCTCAGAATCAAATCAGTgactttcagttttattcagtaAAAGACAATGAGTCTCTGTTTTCATCATGCTAGTGTCTGAGCTTGGAGGCTGCCAATGTCGACAACATTTGGATTTGgatcattattcatttttttcattcatccagTGAAACCTCCAGGTGTTAGCGCCCTCGACACACCTCCAGCACTAATGACAGACTCCATATTAGCTTCCCTGTTAATGCTCATCTGCTAATTGTTAGAATTTGAACATGTTAAATAATCTGTAACACGTTTCATGCTGTGAACCTGGTTACATCCAGAAATGATGAAGTGTTAGCATGTGGTAAAGTGCGTGTTGACATGTTCCTGTTTgcatattagcatttagcacaaaTTACAGAAAAAGTACAGCTTGGAGTGGTAAAAGCTGAGTTGAGTGTTTAGCTCCACTCGTGGTACAAAAAAATCGTACAATcacagtatttacagtttttcagCTTTTGAACAAATCGTGTAGTTGCTAACGTAGCTACAAACTTTTAACAAATTGTGCAGTTGCTAACGTAGCTGCAGACTTTGAACAAATTGTGCAGTTGCTAACGTAGCTGCAGACTTTGAACAAATTGTGCAGTTGCTAACGTAGCTGCAGACTTGTAGCACACAGTCGTACCAGGCGGTGACTCACTGATCTGTCTGAACATGGTCCTGGAGGTTTAGGTGACTCACTGGAATAGCTGGTCAGCTTTTGCAGATGGTGAGCTAGCCGCTAACATGATAGCAAGCCAAAAATAGGTCAAcaagttagctagctagcttgctgTCAGTTAAAATCTGCTGTGCTCATGTCTTATTGAAGTTAACATGATTTTTAGTCTCCATCTTGTAAACATGGTGACGTTTAACAAATTCTCCTGAAACCTTTGATCTTCTATTAAACAGAAGTGCCTGAAAAAGATGAAACTTCATGTATGCAGTGTTGTGTGGTCAGTCCACAGGATTTTAACCCTGACATGTGACTCAGTGACACCGGAAGTTGTAAGCATGGAAATCTGCTCCAGTATCAGTTAGCAAGCCGACGAGCTCAGCTGTTAGCGATACAGGAAGTTAAATCAGTAAATTAAAGGCCGGGCTCCTGGttgttgactgactgattgacagaCCATGATGCATCTGTTTAGTGAATCTCCAGCAGAGCCTGGAGACACTGGATGATGAAGCAGCTTCTAGGCTCAGTGGAAATCATGGGGAAGTGAACAACGGTGAAAGTGTGAGCGTCAGTTAGCCTGAGAGAAATCTCTACTTACTTTTCCACTGTGTCActtcatcacagtgaacagAGTCTGCTCTCCGTTTACTGTCATGATGTTTAAATCATATTCTATAACGACTTTATAACCAGCCACACGACAATAATCACTGTCTCCTTCTCGCCTTTAAAAAGCTCCATAACTTGAtatattttgatactttttaaagatgtgaaaaatattttgtcagtttaatttttcttttctttttatgacGGCTGATGGGATTTATGGGACGTGACGTTTgtaattgccaaaaaaaaaaaagaaaacaacaaaaaaaaagtgtgtgagtgttttgtcCTTCTCCTTATGCACTAGCACTTTGAGCAGTATTTCACCAGGAGTTTGTATAAGAGAGATTTTTGTTCCTTGTTCCATGTATGAAAAcgtattttatcttttctggGTTGGATCAGagtccagctgtttgttttgaacGTGCCTGAGATACGCTCAGAAATATATttccctctctttgtttttggcTTGACTCAATAAAAAAGCTGCAACGAAAACTGACCAGCGTgagtttaatgtgtgttttcctgaaagattacgttttttttaacttcagcacattcataaattaaattatcatcaagatcccccccccccccccccccccccccttaaacCAGATCCAGGTCTGTCGGTTCACCTGCTCACGGTTCTTCAGGTTGTTCCAGCTTCTTGTAGAACCTGCTTCAGTTCTTCAGTCTTCATGAGATccagaccatctgctgcaggactcctgGTTCTTCTGTTCTTTAAGACTCGGACCTGTTGCTGCAGGATGAAactgctgctccacctgctgatgaagaccctCAGGTGCAGCTGAGAGCTCAGAAAAAAAGACTAGTAAGTGAACCATGATGAagcagaaatatatattttctacttgta
Protein-coding sequences here:
- the ccdc69 gene encoding coiled-coil domain-containing protein 69, whose protein sequence is MGCSHSKKKSKGKKGEKTQKDKSRRDEGGKRTSGEQDVCLEKQLERFEWQLRTLKEVLSANGNPERAELLKDHADEDVCALVLSILDKVKTETTADLNVLHEQKSKSATEEHERHVDGLQKTHEEEKNQLTETFRAAEGVLTAEVDQLTSELQVYNELKKRVQESTFKKDLQRNIQAHGSPGAFWESEQESLLFVIEMKSERVQDQSRKLQQMDDLVEKNLSLEDQIIHILQQNEDLRVRIDNCQTLIQQLSKEQQDLKVALERQATVNQKLSQEKEQLMFKLRHRDSCPTIHLPPMVQELAPR